Proteins co-encoded in one Spirosoma endbachense genomic window:
- a CDS encoding RagB/SusD family nutrient uptake outer membrane protein, with amino-acid sequence MKAIKHTLTLFCIWLLASGCKESFLNLTPISNPTADNFKTQDDFELAVNAAYASLYTVYHPEGSVSYANEQMSDNAIVFNISGIQADKWQFKDYSLATSNTMVYQFWQEYYKAIFNANIVLDKIEAANLGTPYKEGVKAQMMFLRGLYYFNMVQLWGDVPIVTTPLTGEDSYKVLRSPQAAVYDQIKKDLIYAADKLPLASAITIPGRVSKGTAQTLLGKVYLTLGDKASAATVLKEVYNSNQYSLLPNYVDLWGPNVKNTKESIFEIQFLGGNASAPFSRYYQTFYPNNNFLGFYGGGMNQVTDDLYNEYETGDTRRDVSIALGYNNSGTFINQKYPIKWTDTKATQVGGNPLANNNFMVLRYADVLLLLTEATGDATYLNLVRTRAKLPKYGDATYPSAKYASLDLALEHERRTELAIEFNRWFDLKRTNRAIPVLTAKGKAINQNKLLWPIPQIVRSQNDAITQNAGY; translated from the coding sequence ATGAAAGCTATAAAACATACTCTAACCCTCTTCTGCATCTGGCTGCTGGCATCAGGCTGCAAAGAATCGTTTCTGAATTTAACGCCGATCTCCAACCCTACGGCCGATAATTTCAAAACCCAGGATGATTTCGAACTGGCCGTCAATGCGGCTTATGCCTCGCTCTACACGGTTTACCATCCTGAAGGATCGGTCTCGTATGCGAACGAGCAAATGAGCGATAATGCCATCGTGTTTAATATCTCGGGCATTCAGGCCGATAAGTGGCAGTTTAAAGATTACAGCCTGGCCACCTCTAACACCATGGTTTATCAGTTTTGGCAGGAATATTACAAAGCCATTTTTAACGCCAACATTGTTCTGGACAAAATTGAAGCGGCTAATCTAGGCACGCCCTACAAAGAAGGTGTCAAAGCCCAGATGATGTTCTTACGGGGATTGTACTATTTTAACATGGTCCAGCTTTGGGGCGATGTGCCCATCGTGACGACACCCCTCACCGGCGAAGACAGTTATAAAGTGCTGCGTTCTCCGCAAGCTGCCGTTTATGATCAGATTAAAAAAGACCTCATTTATGCGGCCGATAAACTGCCATTAGCTTCAGCCATCACCATTCCTGGCCGGGTTTCAAAAGGAACTGCGCAGACCTTGCTTGGAAAAGTGTATTTGACACTAGGCGATAAAGCCTCAGCCGCAACCGTACTGAAAGAAGTTTATAACAGTAATCAGTATTCGTTGCTGCCCAATTATGTCGATTTGTGGGGTCCGAACGTAAAAAACACGAAAGAATCTATTTTCGAGATTCAGTTTCTGGGCGGCAATGCCTCTGCACCCTTTAGCCGGTATTACCAGACGTTTTACCCAAACAACAATTTTCTGGGCTTTTACGGAGGAGGTATGAACCAGGTTACGGACGATTTGTACAATGAATACGAAACGGGCGATACCCGCCGGGACGTTTCAATTGCGCTTGGCTACAACAACTCCGGGACGTTCATCAATCAGAAATACCCGATCAAATGGACCGACACGAAAGCAACTCAGGTTGGCGGCAACCCACTGGCTAACAACAACTTTATGGTTTTACGTTATGCTGATGTGCTGCTGCTGTTGACCGAAGCAACCGGCGATGCAACCTACCTCAATCTGGTACGGACACGGGCCAAGCTGCCCAAGTATGGCGATGCAACGTATCCATCGGCAAAATACGCGTCGCTTGATTTAGCCCTCGAACACGAACGTCGTACAGAATTAGCCATTGAATTCAACCGCTGGTTCGATCTGAAGCGAACAAACCGGGCGATTCCGGTACTAACGGCCAAAGGGAAAGCCATCAATCAGAACAAACTGCTGTGGCCTATCCCGCAGATTGTTCGCTCACAAAATGACGCCATTACCCAGAATGCAGGGTATTGA
- a CDS encoding glycoside hydrolase family 140 protein, whose amino-acid sequence MLNLIIKRTIFFILVAATLVACSPTEKELEASRLLVTSNGRFLSTGDNKPFFWLGDTGWLLFSRLKREEVETYLENRKQKGFNVIQVMVLHTLAATNAYGDSALIDRNVASPLVTEGGSFSDSLAYDYWDHVDFVIDKAAEKGIYMALVPVWGNNVKKGGVSQQQAQTYAEFLANRYKNRPNIIWLNGGDIKGSDSLDVWKTIGRAINQTDSTHLITFHPRGRSSSSEWFHNEDWLDFNMIQSGHKTYAQDTAANETLHYGEDNWRYIQTDLALKPLKPTIDGEPSYEGIPHGLHDVNLPRWTADEVRRYGYWSVLAGAFGYTYGHNSVMQMYKLGDQDTSFGPLETWDKALDAPGAGQMIYLKNLLLAYSFFDRVPDQSLIANQGNRYDYLVASRGPDYALVYTYTGRNIRLNMGKLPGNTVVASWFNPRDGKTAPIGDRPNKGVQEFNPPAEPKAGNDWVLIIQKK is encoded by the coding sequence ATGCTAAATTTAATAATCAAACGAACCATCTTTTTTATTCTCGTAGCAGCCACACTGGTTGCCTGTAGCCCAACCGAAAAAGAGTTGGAAGCAAGTCGGCTTCTTGTTACATCGAACGGCCGATTCCTATCCACCGGTGACAACAAACCCTTCTTCTGGCTGGGCGATACAGGCTGGTTATTGTTCAGCCGGTTAAAGCGTGAAGAAGTCGAGACGTATCTGGAAAACAGAAAACAAAAGGGCTTTAATGTCATTCAGGTGATGGTATTGCATACCCTTGCGGCCACCAATGCCTATGGTGACTCGGCATTGATCGATCGGAATGTTGCCTCGCCATTGGTTACTGAAGGTGGTTCGTTCAGCGACAGCCTCGCCTATGACTACTGGGACCATGTCGATTTTGTTATTGATAAAGCAGCCGAAAAAGGCATCTACATGGCGCTTGTTCCCGTTTGGGGTAACAATGTAAAAAAAGGCGGGGTGAGTCAGCAGCAGGCCCAAACGTATGCTGAATTTTTAGCCAATCGCTACAAAAACCGGCCAAATATCATCTGGCTGAATGGCGGTGATATTAAAGGAAGCGATTCACTGGATGTCTGGAAAACCATCGGCCGAGCCATCAATCAAACCGATTCAACGCATCTCATCACGTTTCATCCACGGGGTCGGTCGTCCTCGTCGGAGTGGTTTCACAACGAAGACTGGCTGGATTTCAACATGATCCAGTCCGGCCATAAGACGTATGCTCAGGATACGGCAGCAAACGAAACACTGCATTACGGCGAAGACAACTGGCGATACATTCAGACTGATTTAGCGTTAAAACCGCTCAAACCGACTATCGATGGTGAACCCTCGTACGAAGGTATTCCGCACGGACTGCACGATGTTAACCTGCCCCGCTGGACGGCCGATGAGGTGCGCCGATATGGCTACTGGTCTGTGCTGGCCGGGGCATTCGGGTACACTTATGGGCATAATTCGGTGATGCAGATGTATAAGTTGGGCGATCAGGACACCTCGTTTGGTCCCCTCGAAACCTGGGACAAAGCCCTTGACGCACCCGGAGCCGGACAGATGATTTACCTGAAAAATCTGCTGCTCGCGTACTCTTTTTTCGACCGTGTGCCCGACCAGTCACTGATCGCCAACCAGGGGAATCGATATGACTATCTGGTTGCCAGTCGGGGTCCGGATTACGCATTAGTCTATACCTACACGGGTCGAAACATCAGGCTAAACATGGGTAAACTTCCGGGCAATACCGTAGTTGCCTCGTGGTTCAATCCACGCGATGGAAAAACAGCCCCAATCGGCGATAGACCGAACAAAGGTGTTCAGGAATTTAACCCACCCGCCGAACCCAAAGCAGGCAATGATTGGGTCTTAATCATTCAGAAAAAATGA
- a CDS encoding glycoside hydrolase family 43 protein, translating into MNRIICLLFITLFFCSCSKSVYLFSSFHEPANEGLRLLYSHDGYKWTDLNHTYLKPEIGNQKVMRDPSIAQGKDGTFHLVWTSSWKDDKGFGYASSKDLIHWSAEQFIPVMDHEPTTVNVWAPELLYDDETDQFVIIWASTIPDRFERGIEEEKNNHRMYYTTTKDFKTFAPTKLFLDPKFSVIDAVIVKRKAADYVLVLKDNTRPERNLKVAFGNSATGPFTNVSEPFTKKFTEGPSVAKVGDNWLIYFDSYQDKKYGAVKTADFKTFTDVSAQTSIPEGHKHGTIFKVKKRVLKALLK; encoded by the coding sequence ATGAACCGGATCATCTGTTTACTCTTCATTACCCTGTTCTTCTGCTCCTGCTCAAAGAGCGTCTATCTGTTTAGCTCTTTTCATGAGCCAGCGAATGAAGGACTTCGATTGCTCTACAGCCATGATGGTTATAAATGGACAGACCTGAATCACACGTATCTGAAGCCCGAAATTGGCAATCAGAAAGTCATGCGCGACCCGTCGATTGCCCAAGGGAAAGACGGGACATTTCATCTGGTCTGGACGAGCAGCTGGAAGGACGACAAAGGGTTCGGTTATGCCAGTTCAAAAGATCTGATTCACTGGTCGGCAGAGCAGTTCATCCCGGTTATGGACCATGAGCCGACAACGGTAAATGTGTGGGCGCCCGAACTGCTCTATGATGATGAAACCGACCAGTTTGTTATCATCTGGGCGTCAACGATTCCAGATCGGTTTGAGCGGGGTATTGAGGAGGAGAAGAACAACCATCGTATGTATTACACGACCACGAAAGACTTCAAAACTTTCGCTCCGACAAAGCTCTTTCTCGACCCTAAGTTCAGTGTGATCGATGCGGTAATTGTAAAACGTAAAGCGGCTGATTATGTATTGGTTCTGAAAGACAATACCCGTCCGGAGCGGAACCTGAAAGTAGCCTTTGGCAACAGCGCAACCGGGCCCTTTACCAATGTATCGGAACCCTTCACGAAGAAATTTACTGAAGGCCCATCCGTGGCTAAAGTCGGCGACAACTGGCTAATTTATTTTGACTCGTATCAGGACAAAAAGTATGGTGCGGTAAAAACCGCTGATTTCAAAACCTTCACGGATGTGTCCGCCCAAACGTCAATTCCGGAGGGTCATAAACACGGCACCATTTTCAAGGTAAAAAAGCGTGTTTTGAAGGCATTGTTGAAATAA
- a CDS encoding AraC family transcriptional regulator: MKPLFRKVTVKLESSFTVRHDTLPHFKNIWHYHPELELHYIVKGEGVRFIGDKISNFSHGEVVLVGENLPHTWRSNEQYFHNDPDLAIEVIVIQFLPDCLGEHLLKLPEAYLIPKLYEKAKSGMVITGKTNQKLVELMRQAVHATNLDKIIILLSILKTLAETDEYEMIVSGRAEFYQSNETDTLRLNKVCNYTLTNYKKDITLEEISAISNLSVTSFCRYFKLMTNKTYYDFLIEIRISHACRALIEDKTPTEVICFDCGFNNVSNFYRHFKKVTGLTPLEYKRKYLNKGRVLVA; the protein is encoded by the coding sequence ATGAAGCCATTATTTCGCAAAGTGACCGTAAAACTGGAGAGCTCGTTTACGGTTCGACATGATACCTTACCGCATTTTAAGAATATATGGCATTACCATCCTGAGCTTGAACTGCATTACATTGTCAAGGGGGAAGGCGTCCGATTTATTGGCGATAAAATCAGCAATTTCTCGCACGGTGAAGTTGTATTGGTCGGTGAAAATTTGCCGCATACCTGGCGCAGTAATGAACAATATTTTCACAACGATCCGGACTTAGCTATTGAGGTTATTGTTATTCAGTTTTTGCCGGATTGTTTAGGCGAACATTTGCTGAAATTACCGGAGGCTTATTTAATTCCAAAGCTCTACGAAAAAGCCAAGAGTGGCATGGTTATTACCGGCAAAACAAATCAAAAACTTGTTGAGCTAATGCGCCAGGCCGTGCATGCCACTAATCTTGATAAAATTATTATTCTGCTCTCTATTCTTAAGACGCTGGCTGAAACCGATGAATACGAGATGATTGTTAGCGGCCGGGCCGAATTTTATCAGTCCAATGAAACCGATACACTCCGGTTGAATAAGGTTTGTAACTATACGCTAACAAATTATAAAAAAGATATCACCCTGGAAGAAATCTCGGCAATCAGCAATTTAAGTGTTACGTCATTTTGCCGCTATTTTAAATTGATGACCAATAAGACGTATTACGACTTTTTGATTGAAATACGAATTAGTCATGCCTGCCGGGCATTAATCGAGGATAAAACGCCAACCGAGGTGATCTGCTTCGATTGCGGCTTCAATAACGTGTCGAATTTTTACCGCCACTTCAAAAAAGTGACAGGACTGACTCCGCTGGAATACAAGCGTAAATATTTGAATAAAGGACGGGTTTTGGTCGCCTGA
- a CDS encoding DUF3826 domain-containing protein: MAITLKRFLTVVITCIVAIGSALGQEQTPESKEAAYTRVINERAAKIVAVLGIIDERASAHVQQTITQQYRSLNAIHESRKEALNALKSITEKETAEAEKNKIEAESTDKLKKLHEAYLANLATDLNSTQVEKVKDGMTYGVLPLTYKGYQSMLPDLTDPQKTQILAYLTEARELAMDAESSEKKHAVFGKYKGRINNFLSAAGIDMKKASKEWEERIAKEAEKPKKEG, from the coding sequence ATGGCTATCACGTTGAAACGCTTCCTGACTGTGGTTATTACCTGTATCGTTGCCATAGGTTCAGCATTGGGGCAGGAACAGACCCCCGAAAGTAAAGAAGCAGCCTACACGCGGGTGATCAACGAACGGGCCGCCAAGATTGTAGCCGTTCTTGGTATCATCGACGAACGGGCTTCGGCGCATGTTCAACAAACAATTACTCAGCAGTATCGAAGCCTCAACGCTATTCACGAAAGCCGGAAAGAGGCACTCAATGCCCTCAAAAGTATAACGGAGAAAGAAACCGCAGAGGCTGAAAAAAATAAAATTGAAGCGGAGTCAACAGATAAGCTAAAAAAATTACATGAAGCGTACTTAGCAAATCTGGCAACCGATTTAAATTCGACACAGGTCGAGAAAGTAAAAGATGGAATGACCTACGGTGTTTTGCCGCTTACGTATAAAGGATATCAGTCGATGTTACCGGATTTAACCGATCCGCAAAAAACACAAATACTTGCTTATTTAACCGAAGCGCGTGAACTAGCAATGGATGCCGAATCATCTGAGAAAAAACACGCCGTTTTCGGAAAATATAAAGGCCGGATCAATAACTTTTTATCAGCGGCAGGAATAGACATGAAAAAAGCAAGTAAAGAGTGGGAAGAACGCATTGCAAAGGAGGCTGAAAAGCCGAAAAAAGAAGGGTAG
- a CDS encoding SusC/RagA family TonB-linked outer membrane protein codes for MTLALRTQKLFSSTIKLACALMLGLVTEEICYAEKGRASLFMGSPEWIAPLENVTGTVKDAKGDPLPGVNVLIKGTKTGTVTDIKGTFRLNLPKGNETLIFSYIGFKTQEVPVSGQTTFTVQLEEDAAALGEVVVVGYGVQKKVSLTGAVASVDMKAVQDLPVNNLSAVLAGQLPGVGVSGGTSRPGDNAQITVRNPIILSKDGGTLQPLYVIDNVVRSSDDFNALDVSEVDAISVLKDAAAAIYGARSNQGVVVVTTKRGKAGTPKFSYSGSTGISNATLPKMMNGVQQATYLNDLNYAAGKPATDPLIYTPDELAYFKDNNTDWLRKAWQQSTVVRHALNVSGGNDKATYFAGASYNAQNANFDNINTNKWTFRASADMQVTKGLKAALSLSSYIGNKRMYYLKQGGENAENDMKGLLYTPQFAPPYVNGLPVLLSNSGNTNTIDAFNFFEVQNSNNYTQTKSTGLNVTANLDYEIPFVKGLKARVLYSRTFDNSFGKQYGTKYNVYSFSMLGDHKHIYGGDVIKTTSLNNGDRVRLNPGYIDTYQFNGYLNYDRQFGKHQVTAIAFFEQAETHADNVQAMAEGVIIGGLDNMRYATGTQTTSETESETGFLSYAGRVNYNYANKYLFETAIRYDASTNFAPEYRWGLFPSFSLGWVISEERFFRDNVRWIDFLKLRGSLGFLGGDATRAYNWLTSYSIQQGKGAVFGGNADRPLVVTPNNAMANRQARWDDNTKYNVGIDAQFLKNRLSVTLDAFYDHRYNMLTTLSSSVPLLVGATLPSENYATVNGFGTEISLGWNDKIGSDWSYKVNTFFTWNDNKQVLVDVDRGKIGTYLDPTGKSNDMGLLGYHYLGMFRTQQDVDQYLEKNPGYTLFGAVPKPGMLYYQDVRGPKDASGQFTAPDGKITDADLDYLTKKANNHYGIGFNFSASYKNFSLAAVIGGSFGGQSMVEGTARAQGTLTSNRPVFWADHWTPENPNAAYPSPYYKDTYTVDSQFWYVSSTQLSVRNLNLSYGLPAALASKLKLSSVRAYLVATNPLNLYNPYSWKSYSGNFDSYPMLRSFSLGLNLGL; via the coding sequence ATGACATTGGCTTTACGAACTCAAAAACTCTTCAGCAGCACCATAAAACTGGCTTGTGCGCTAATGCTGGGACTGGTTACGGAAGAGATCTGTTACGCAGAAAAAGGCCGGGCGAGTCTATTTATGGGTTCGCCTGAATGGATAGCACCCCTGGAAAATGTTACCGGTACCGTTAAAGATGCGAAAGGTGATCCGTTACCTGGCGTTAACGTCTTGATCAAAGGCACCAAAACCGGTACCGTTACCGACATAAAAGGTACGTTCAGGCTGAACCTGCCCAAAGGAAATGAAACCTTAATTTTCAGCTATATTGGTTTCAAAACGCAGGAAGTTCCGGTAAGTGGGCAGACTACGTTTACCGTTCAATTAGAGGAAGATGCGGCTGCCCTGGGTGAAGTCGTTGTTGTCGGCTATGGCGTACAGAAAAAAGTAAGCTTAACGGGAGCCGTTGCATCGGTCGACATGAAAGCGGTGCAGGATCTGCCAGTCAACAACCTCTCAGCCGTGCTGGCAGGTCAGTTGCCCGGCGTTGGTGTTTCGGGGGGTACGAGTCGCCCCGGCGATAATGCCCAGATCACGGTTCGTAACCCAATTATCCTCTCCAAAGATGGCGGAACGCTTCAACCACTCTACGTCATCGATAACGTAGTCAGGTCGTCTGATGATTTCAATGCACTCGATGTATCGGAAGTGGATGCGATTTCAGTGCTGAAAGATGCCGCTGCCGCTATTTACGGAGCCCGTTCTAACCAGGGTGTTGTTGTCGTTACAACCAAACGCGGGAAAGCCGGAACCCCTAAATTCAGTTATAGCGGCTCAACGGGTATTTCCAATGCAACGCTGCCTAAAATGATGAATGGCGTTCAGCAGGCGACCTACCTGAATGATCTGAACTACGCAGCCGGAAAACCAGCGACCGATCCGCTCATCTACACACCCGACGAACTAGCTTATTTCAAGGACAACAATACAGATTGGTTACGTAAGGCCTGGCAGCAGTCGACCGTTGTGCGTCATGCCCTCAACGTGAGTGGGGGTAACGATAAAGCGACCTATTTTGCCGGGGCCAGCTACAACGCTCAGAACGCTAACTTCGACAACATCAATACCAACAAGTGGACATTCCGGGCAAGTGCTGATATGCAGGTCACGAAAGGCCTCAAAGCGGCTCTTTCGTTGAGCAGCTACATTGGCAACAAACGCATGTACTATCTGAAGCAGGGGGGCGAAAACGCGGAGAACGACATGAAGGGCCTTCTCTACACTCCTCAGTTTGCACCACCTTATGTGAATGGCTTACCGGTACTGCTGTCTAATTCCGGCAACACGAATACCATTGATGCCTTTAATTTCTTCGAGGTTCAGAATTCAAACAACTACACCCAGACCAAAAGCACGGGACTGAACGTAACGGCTAATCTGGACTACGAAATTCCATTCGTAAAAGGCCTGAAAGCCCGCGTGCTCTACAGCCGCACATTCGACAATAGCTTTGGGAAGCAGTATGGCACTAAATACAACGTGTATAGTTTCTCGATGCTGGGCGACCATAAGCACATTTACGGGGGAGATGTCATCAAAACAACTTCGCTCAACAATGGCGACCGCGTCCGACTCAATCCGGGCTATATTGATACATACCAATTTAACGGCTACCTGAACTATGATCGTCAGTTCGGCAAACATCAGGTAACGGCTATCGCTTTCTTCGAGCAGGCCGAAACCCACGCCGACAATGTACAGGCTATGGCTGAGGGCGTCATCATCGGCGGCCTCGACAACATGCGCTACGCAACCGGTACCCAGACAACTTCAGAAACCGAGTCGGAAACAGGATTCCTGTCTTACGCCGGTCGGGTCAATTACAACTACGCCAACAAATACCTGTTCGAAACGGCCATTCGGTATGACGCTTCGACCAACTTTGCCCCTGAATATCGCTGGGGATTGTTTCCATCCTTCTCGCTTGGATGGGTTATATCGGAGGAACGGTTCTTTCGGGATAATGTCCGCTGGATTGACTTCCTGAAACTGCGTGGATCGCTGGGCTTTCTGGGCGGTGATGCGACAAGAGCCTATAACTGGCTGACCAGCTACTCGATTCAGCAGGGAAAAGGGGCCGTATTTGGTGGCAATGCAGACCGGCCGCTAGTCGTGACACCCAACAACGCGATGGCTAACCGTCAGGCTCGCTGGGACGACAATACGAAATACAACGTCGGTATCGACGCTCAATTCCTGAAAAATCGGCTGTCGGTTACGCTTGATGCCTTCTACGACCACCGCTACAACATGTTGACCACGTTAAGCTCGTCGGTGCCTTTACTGGTTGGCGCTACCCTACCCTCCGAAAACTACGCGACCGTCAATGGATTCGGGACGGAGATTTCGTTGGGCTGGAATGATAAAATCGGGAGCGACTGGTCCTATAAAGTCAATACCTTCTTTACCTGGAATGACAACAAGCAGGTGCTGGTCGATGTCGATCGGGGCAAAATTGGTACGTATTTAGATCCAACCGGAAAATCGAATGATATGGGTTTATTGGGCTACCATTACCTGGGTATGTTCAGAACGCAACAGGATGTTGACCAATATCTGGAAAAGAATCCGGGCTATACACTCTTCGGTGCTGTGCCCAAACCAGGAATGCTTTATTATCAGGATGTCAGAGGGCCGAAAGATGCCTCGGGGCAGTTCACCGCACCGGATGGAAAAATTACCGATGCCGATTTAGACTACCTGACCAAAAAAGCCAACAATCACTACGGCATTGGGTTTAATTTCTCGGCTTCGTATAAAAATTTCTCGCTGGCAGCCGTGATCGGCGGTTCGTTTGGTGGCCAGTCAATGGTAGAAGGAACCGCTCGGGCACAAGGAACACTAACGTCGAATCGTCCGGTATTCTGGGCCGATCACTGGACACCCGAGAATCCGAATGCGGCCTACCCGAGCCCGTATTATAAAGACACCTACACAGTCGATTCGCAATTCTGGTACGTCAGCTCTACCCAACTGTCGGTTCGAAATCTGAACCTTTCCTACGGGCTGCCTGCTGCTCTGGCCAGCAAACTAAAGCTTAGCAGTGTGCGTGCTTATCTGGTAGCGACGAACCCGCTTAATCTATACAATCCATACAGCTGGAAATCCTACTCGGGCAATTTCGATTCCTATCCCATGCTGCGGTCGTTTTCACTGGGACTGAATCTTGGTTTGTAA
- a CDS encoding RagB/SusD family nutrient uptake outer membrane protein, which translates to MKLSNKLLVAFCSSLLLTSCMDVLDKTDLGSTQGALIFKDSMLTQMNLDFIYDQNLPAPIGSLGPEPLGISGLSDESYGESKLLQGTVLVNDVTDFGTALKADNNYGKIRVINMFLNDVKAGPLPQYTKNKLRAQAQFFRAWRYFDLVRLYGGVPLVLTPLAAVGVEAKQLDFLPRNTTAETFAQIVKDLDSTIASVPGRWSASNDWGRVTKGTAAALKGRALLYAASPQFNPTDDQARWQAAYDANKQAYDLLTANGYGLHASFDQLWFQEVNNPEAVFLTGYNTATGTQTAKSNGYDNSTRPSYAGTAGGSNQPSWEMVKAFPMLDGKKPGESTKYTYSEQLFYKNRDPRFDKTIAYNGANWPLNGNTAYKVWTYYVGGKTIESKASNTGFYTRKAINPSVSTGDAQYTGTDWIEIRFAEVLLNLAESAVGINKPDEAYTQLKAVRKRAGIEAGTDGLYGLKANMSRAELFDAILYERQIEFAFEGKRFWDLRRWKLIEKTLNGTRRTGVTINLKTTGVPADFATNRDNVNLDVAYTNYFTLAFKQLDTKYSIAWKPEYYFFAIPQSAIDNNPKLIQNTTWGGAFDPLK; encoded by the coding sequence ATGAAACTTTCCAATAAATTACTCGTCGCTTTCTGTTCATCGCTCCTGCTGACAAGCTGTATGGACGTGCTCGATAAAACGGATCTGGGTTCAACTCAGGGTGCGCTGATCTTTAAAGATTCGATGCTGACCCAGATGAACCTCGATTTCATCTACGATCAGAATTTGCCCGCTCCAATCGGAAGTTTAGGGCCGGAGCCACTTGGTATAAGCGGCTTGTCAGACGAATCGTATGGCGAAAGCAAACTGTTGCAGGGTACGGTACTGGTCAATGATGTGACCGATTTTGGCACAGCCCTCAAGGCCGATAACAACTACGGTAAGATTCGGGTCATCAACATGTTTCTGAATGATGTAAAAGCAGGGCCGCTACCACAGTACACCAAGAATAAGCTCCGGGCGCAGGCGCAGTTTTTCCGGGCCTGGCGGTATTTCGATCTCGTTCGTTTATACGGTGGCGTACCACTGGTTTTAACGCCACTGGCGGCCGTTGGTGTCGAAGCCAAGCAGCTTGACTTTTTACCCAGAAATACCACTGCCGAAACGTTTGCCCAGATTGTTAAAGATCTGGATTCAACCATAGCCTCAGTACCGGGTCGCTGGAGTGCTTCCAATGATTGGGGTCGGGTTACAAAGGGCACCGCTGCCGCATTGAAAGGCCGGGCATTGTTGTATGCCGCCAGCCCGCAATTTAACCCAACCGACGATCAGGCCAGATGGCAGGCTGCCTATGATGCCAACAAGCAGGCTTACGATCTGCTAACCGCCAATGGCTATGGTTTACATGCATCGTTCGATCAGCTATGGTTTCAGGAAGTCAACAACCCGGAAGCTGTTTTTCTGACTGGCTATAATACGGCAACCGGCACTCAAACGGCCAAAAGCAACGGCTACGATAACAGCACACGACCATCGTATGCCGGAACGGCTGGCGGCTCCAATCAGCCTTCGTGGGAAATGGTCAAAGCGTTTCCAATGCTGGATGGCAAAAAGCCGGGTGAGTCAACGAAATACACCTACTCCGAACAATTGTTCTATAAAAACCGTGATCCGCGATTTGATAAAACGATCGCTTATAACGGCGCAAACTGGCCATTGAATGGTAACACGGCTTATAAGGTTTGGACGTATTATGTAGGCGGCAAAACCATCGAATCGAAAGCGTCCAACACCGGATTTTATACCCGTAAAGCCATAAACCCTTCGGTCAGCACGGGTGATGCACAGTATACGGGAACCGACTGGATCGAGATTCGATTTGCTGAAGTGCTGCTCAATCTGGCCGAAAGTGCTGTCGGGATCAATAAACCCGACGAAGCCTATACACAACTCAAAGCCGTTCGCAAACGGGCGGGGATTGAAGCAGGCACCGACGGTCTATACGGTCTGAAAGCCAACATGTCCCGTGCCGAACTCTTCGATGCCATTCTGTACGAGCGGCAAATTGAATTTGCGTTTGAAGGCAAACGATTCTGGGATTTACGTCGCTGGAAGCTGATCGAAAAAACGCTGAACGGAACCCGTAGAACCGGCGTCACGATCAATCTGAAAACAACGGGTGTTCCCGCTGATTTTGCGACCAATCGCGACAATGTCAATCTGGATGTAGCGTACACCAACTACTTTACGCTGGCCTTCAAACAGCTCGACACGAAGTATTCCATCGCCTGGAAACCAGAATATTACTTCTTTGCAATACCCCAGTCTGCCATCGATAACAACCCTAAATTAATTCAGAATACCACCTGGGGTGGCGCATTCGATCCGCTGAAATAA